Proteins encoded together in one Coffea arabica cultivar ET-39 chromosome 2c, Coffea Arabica ET-39 HiFi, whole genome shotgun sequence window:
- the LOC113733302 gene encoding non-specific lipid-transfer protein A, giving the protein MARLIALVLIATVGAIILASRPAAVAAVSCMSVNDNLVPCLPYVTDEVGEPSSGCCEGVQRVLDYAPSKPDLVAVCNCIKADLPEMGKVDTPRIAGLPTACGISRNFPAIDSNYDCSMASEF; this is encoded by the exons ATGGCAAGGTTGATCGCGCTGGTTTTGATTGCAACAGTGGGAGCCATTATTTTGGCTTCAAGGCCAGCAGCTGTTGCTGCAGTTTCTTGCATGTCTGTTAATGATAACCTGGTGCCTTGCTTGCCATACGTAACAGACGAAGTCGGTGAACCAAGCAGTGGTTGCTGTGAAGGTGTACAAAGGGTTCTTGATTATGCACCGTCCAAACCAGACCTTGTAGCAGTCTGCAACTGCATCAAAGCAGATTTGCCAGAAATGGGAAAGGTTGACACCCCTCGCATTGCTGGGCTCCCCACAGCTTGTGGAATCAGCAGAAACTTTCCTGCTATTGATTCCAACTACGATTGCTCCAT GGCTTCTGAGTTCTGA